A segment of the Psilocybe cubensis strain MGC-MH-2018 chromosome 5, whole genome shotgun sequence genome:
CTTGAGACCCTCTAGTGAGCTTTTAAGACCTTCGCAAGATTTCTAATCTAACCGAGGATGCAGTGTTCATCGTTTCTCAAATGATACTATGCCTTGGTTTAACATTTTCAAAAAGTAAGCTTTTCGAAACAGTTCCACATTAATTCCACTAACGTTTCCATGACAGTTCGACACATTACTGGATCCTGAGCGGTGTGTAAATTCTTCTCTGCGATTGATATCTTGCTAATTTTGATTCAGGTGTCATTTTTGCCGCTGATATCTACCGACCCGCCTTCTCGGCCACCTCTCCCTACATTGTCAACACAATCAGGGATAATGAGCATTTCCTCTGGATCGGCGCTGGACTATGGGCTGTAAGTTATATCCGCTACCCAATATCCTATGTCGAATTTTCTAACAATTTGCTCTAGTTTGCTGAACTGTCCAATCTCCATACTCACTTGACCGTCAGCGCTTTGCGCCCACCTGGCACCCGCAAGAGGGGCATTCCTTACGGCTACGGATTTAACCTCGTCTCCTTCCCCAACTATTTCTTCGAAACTCTCGGATGGGTTGTTATCACCGGAATGTCCGGAAGTATCGGCGGTTAGTTGCCTTTTCGCATCTTCAAAAAATTATAACTTTGGACTGACGTCGTATACTTTATAGTGGCTTTCTTCACTGTTGTATCGTTCTACACCATGGCCATCTGGGCTATCAAAAAGCACAAAAACTACAAGAAAGAATTCGGTAAAGAATACCCCAGGAACCGAAAGGCTATTATTCCTTTCATTCTGTAGAGTAGCACTAATAACTACTTCGGTCGTTTCCAGTAAAATGATTTACATGTAATATAAATCATTTGATGGAACACTCATTACTTGATTACATATAATTGAACGGGTTAGAATGTCCTTTGTATCGATTATAAAACAAAGGTTTGAAACCTGGTTTTAGCATtgaaaaacaatcaaatgGCAAAAACTAAgtagcccaccgcgagggtcGAACTCGCAGCCTTCAGATGCCTTGATCGCCTAACGAGTCAGACGCCCGTAAAAGTCTGACGCTCTATCCGATTGAGCTAGGCGGGCATGTTTGTGAATGAATTTGTGCTTATATAACAAATGTTCTAAGCTACAGCGCTTGACGCGGCGGTTGTCAGCTCGCCTGCGAACTTACTCTCCGCCATGTCGTCCGTCCTTGGTTTACGACTGCTACGGCCCAGCTGTGCTGTCAATCGCCTGCAATGTCGTCTCAAATATCGAAATATGTCCCGAACGCACGGTTCCATTCTAACTCACGATCCAATCAAACTGGAGTGCACCGAGTTCATACCCAGCGACGGAAATGCTACCCAAGGACCTTTGATCATCCTACACGGGCTTTTGTGAGGAACGGCGTCTAGAAGTACGGAGTATGAGGCTGATATGTGTGTTGAAGTGGGTCAAAGAGGAACTGGGTATCCATGTGTAAGGCATTCCACTCACAAATGCCGACGCACCCAATATACGCGCTCGATCTTCGCAATCATGGAACATCACCACATGCCACTCCAATGACATATGAAGCTATGGCTGGCGATGTGCATGCGTTCATTCAAGAGCGAGGAATGAAGGACGTTTCATTACTTGGACATTCTATGTGAGTTTTTCTGATATTGAGAAAGATCCCTCTAACGCATATGTAGGGGCGGAAAAGTCGCCATGTCTTATGCTCTTTCCCTTGAAAAGTGGAATGTGTCACCAGGAACGCTAGGAAAACTTATCATCGCGGATATTGCCCCGTCAATAGGCAACCTTTCTCCAGAATTCATTCGTTACATCGGTGCAAtgcagaagattgaagcgCTTCCTTTTGGCAAGATCAAAACACGAACGGATGCCGATCACATACTTCAAGCATACGAATCAGTTCGTCTATATTATAGTCATAATTAATTTAAAAACTGATTGTTATTATTCAGGACGTGTCTGTTCGTCAATTCCTACTCACAAATCTTCGACTGCCACATGCACATGAGCCGTCGAAAGCCAAATTCATTGTCCCTTTGTCCATACTTTCAAAATCTATGGAAGCCTTGGGTTCATTTCCTTACGAATTTAATGCGGCAGATAACATAGTCCCGGTAACCTTTGATGGCCCAACGCTTGCTATCAAGGGCACCAAGAGCCCGTGCGTTAAGTTTTCGGTTATGTTGATTGATGCTAAAGAGCATTTAACAGGTATATAAACCATAAAAATATTCCGGCTTTGAGAGCATTTTTCCCTAATGTACAACTGGAAGAGCTCGATGCTAATCATTGGGGTACAAAATTTCCTTTTCTCGCAATCCCTTGCTTTACTAATTTCCATTGTAGTGCATGCCGAAAAACCTCATGAATTCAAGAAATTGGTCGTCGATTTTTTAAACGATAACTAGAATCAATAGAAACCCCGAGATGCACCCTATAGGCTCGTTCATCTATGCCCCCGATTTGACCCTCACATCCGCAAAACCGGACAATACTCCTTAGAGACCTAATCCGCGAAAATCTGAATATGTATATAagggagcttcccggggcgCTATCTATGGAGGTACATTTATAGATGTTTCTTTATTGCCTTTGGTTATTGTATCCAGCCTATACCACGATTTCCCTTTCAAAGCGAGCCCAGAAggcccccaccaccaccacccagGACTCCCCCGGAACCACCCAGAATGCCATTCACAACTGGGAAACGCATTAGCAATCTCGCTCACTGTACTCTCATTACTATAGGCTACTCACGGGGACCAACCACTGGTAACCCTGACAACAATGGCCCGACTATAGGAATACTGTCCAACAAACTCGGCCTTTCGACTGCCACTGTTGTAACGGCAGGTTGTACGACTGGTTCGTCGACTCTGTGATAACGATGCCAGTGGTAAGTATTGGTGCGGTTAAAATCTATGATTGTGCAGTGTTTCAGTAGAATTGGTCAAGCATTGACGCCAACAATTCTCACCTCCGTCGGTTGCTTCTCTGTTACCAACGACATCAGGCAGTGGTGTGGCCAAAGCGTTTTGGACAAAAGCAACAGCAGTGAGGGCGATGAAAATTTTAAGCATGATTTACGTCTGATATCTGAAGCTCTGAGCCTGGTTGCGTTGGATAAGTATTTGGGGATGCAAAGATTGGTTTATATCGTCTCCAGAATATTTTTTATCTCGCATACTTGTCTCATAGCCTCCTTGAGAGAAGCAGCTTTTCGTCATAAAGGCTGTGACCTGTTTAACTACGCCACTGGCGTCTCGTAGGATCAAACCTCTAAACGCACTTTATCAGAGGTTAATTTAGTACCCTTGTGTACTGATTATGCATTTTAGATCGCTGAGTGGGCATATGGCCTCCATAATGTTCAATACACTCGCCTCCAAGCACAAACAGACTATATTCGGGTAGCAATTACCCAGTTTAAAGATCATTGGCGCCATGTGTATGTGATCTTTGGTTTACACTCGAGAAGATGTCACTTTATTATAGTGTCCCGTCGGGCAGTTGAAGGATCCTCTTGTGGCGATGATGATTCTAGAGCATACCCTCTCATGGTATAAGTGCCTTCATACCTCTTGACGTCATGGTTCATCAATAAAATAAGGAATTCGGACCACAGGAAACAGGATGTGCTGCCAAGAAGAATCATTAGCATGGATGGACCCATGTACTCACCACTAATGTGGTATCGCTGTGGTCAGACCAGAGGCCAAATTCCAAATTTTGCTTTGCAGTTTCACCCCTTCATAAAGTAAAGACAGTGGTACAGCGTAGGCAAAGTCAGGTAATAATGATATCTTGCACATCTACAAACCAGTAGAGAAAGGGTCAGTTCAAAGCAACAGCCTCCATCGAATATGAGTCTTCCGTCCACACAGACTTGGCGAAGTTGTCACAGGCTTCACGCAGTCGATCTCGCAGCTCCTGAGAACCCTCAGACCCGGTCAGGCGTGATTCATCCGGCGTCAATGAATAGGAGCTGAATCGGTGGTGAGAGATGACCACTATTGGCGGTGGAGGATACATATGTGTGGGCTCCTTTATAGGCGACGGCGAAGGTTCGTTGTATGGAAATCTCCCCGCGGTGGAATGTGAGCTGAACGACCCGGGTTTTGTCGTTGTAGGGGAAGAAGCGTTGGTGATATTGCCCAGCGGTGATGGGGTGAGCACACGAGACGTTTTCGACGGTTTGGGAGGTAGTGGAAGTGGCTTTCCCATGTGTGCCGACGACTCCCCGCTCGAATTCGGCGACACCTGACTAGGAGGGAAGGTGTATGCGGGCGGTCTATAATGATCTCTATACCGCTTTACCTCGTGTATTGGCGATATTGATTTGTTCCCGGTTTGCGAATCGGGGATGTATCCAAAACGCTTTACAGATCGCGGTGATTGCTCGACGATGCTAACATCGGGGGAGGAGTTAGAGGACGTTGACCCTCGATTTCTGACCTGCAAGGAACGGCGGTTCTTGGATGACGGGTTCTGCACCCGACGCGGAATACTGATGCGGTGGCTCTCTGCACCATAATACATGTCTATGTCGAACACATCTGGGTAAGGGAGTGTGTCTTTCTCTGCATCTGTGAGAACCGGATTGTAGGGAGAGCTAATGATATTTATTTGAGGCGAGCCACTGTGTTCACTTTCCTCTATCAGAGTGTCCAGACGCCGCTTTGCAGGGGTGCTCGTAATATATGACGCAACTCTGGCCACCAAACGTTCCGTGACAGAGATATCACTGGTCCATGAAGGTTCGTCGCACACGGTATCAGAGGCAACTGAGAGCACATGGGAAGGCCCAAATCCAATGGTCTTTACAGAATCAGGAATGTTAAGAGACCGTCGGGGGCCGCGAATAGGCGCCGAGTTCCGAGGAGAGTTGAATAAACTGTCCTCCTCCAAGTCAATATTTAGCTCTGCGCTCTCCGCGATTTTCGACGGCTTAGTAGGTTTCTCCCGTGCTACCGCCTTCATAGGAATATCTTCATTGCCCGTTGAGTACACGAGCGGTGATACACGGGGAGCCGGCGTAGGTGTGTCGGAGAAGTCATGATGCAGGCTCATAGTCGGCGTGCATGGTGTTACGATAACAGCAGGGACAGGACCAGACGGAGGTCGCGGAGGGCGACGAGGAGGCTTTTGCGTATAGGTCCAGTCCTGGATCATAAACGTGGGAGGAACAAACCGACTgtatctctctcttttctttcccttaTCTGGCTTTGGCATCGGCTGCCGGTTCGTCGACCGTCGAAGACTTGGATGTCGCAGAAACTGCTGCTTCGATTCCTGCCAAGCAGCTACTGATCTATGAGCGATAACATGACTAGATTACGACCAAGCGTTGCACACCTAGCGGATCAGTATCAACAGCACGTTCATTGGGTCTCTTCTGCCTATTTTGCAACCTGGGTCCCGCAGGGCTTTTGGTGGCCAGAGGTAAGATAGTGGGCTGCGTTGTTGTAATCTCCGCTCCACGCAGGCACGCAAGGAATACAATCCACAGCCGCCCAAGCACCGCAAGAACCCCAGAAACCATAAATAccgagaagaaagagaactTAGACAGAAACGCAGTCTTGAAGAGCGGACATTTCAAAATCGACAGTGTTTTAAAAACGATGCGGCTGACTTGAGAACTAGCCAGAGGTTGTCAGACCAGCAGATATCTGGTGGCTGCCAGTTGAAACCAAAGTGTCTCCAGATTGAACAGCAATAAGGAAACCATCGTGGAGAGGTGAAAAAAGCCAGAGTCCGCTGTCAGATCGCAGAGGGTCTACATCCTCCCGACGCCGCGTAAATCGCTGAGAACGAAAAAAACTTTAATACCATTTGGCATAAAAGCATCATGTCGACTGGTATATTCCAAGGAACATAAACGGACTGCCAAAAAGAAACGAGGGCACGAGAACAACTCAGAAGCGAATTGTGCGAACTTGGAGCATTGCCACCGACACGGTGATGCTGAATTTTTATTGTTTATCTCCCTTGTTCTGGGAAACTCTGCTGGTGGGAACATCCTGGAATATCGTCCACCTGGTGGTCGATCGAGTGGCTGGCAGGGGACCCAGGCCAAGAGCCTGAATTGAGATTTTTTATATATGGGACCATCGGATCAAAATCAACGTTTATATAGGTCTGTTGTTTGCCGCATGTCGTGGGGCTTCCTTCCTTCGACTACCCACCATCTTGTGGCTTTCGACGACATCGTGCAGCATAAACGAACGCGCGGGCGCGACATTGCACAAGATCGAGTATGGAGGAGACGCGATTTCGTAGGAAGCCCTGGAATCGAACAAAATCGGTGCGCCTCTGATTTTACGTCTAAAATATAACTTTGCAACTGATGGATAAACCTCGATATCACGTATAGCGGTTGTCAAAACACACCTCTCAGCCAGAACTGCAATTATCACACCGAGATCGACCCCACTTTCAATGCCAGGATTGTGGCTTTGTAAACACCCTCCTTCCCTTGTGTCTTTGGTGTCCATGGAACCCCAAGGGGCCAGAACACGTTGTTAAACCAACCAACCAGCTGAGGAGACGCGCCAGTGCACCCGCGACAGCATTCATTTGGATAGACGCCCAGAACCTCGCAGGGTATCAACAGATGTTGTTGGTTACGCGGACCAAAGACAACACGGATTCGCCTCTTCAGGAGAACGAAGATCTGGGTCGGTTGTTGAATTTCAAGCATCGCCTTGGCTTCGCTAGCCATGATGATATCACCAAGCTGGGGAATATGGAATCGTCGCGTAGCTCTGGTACTATAGCATCCACCGAAGCCGTTGCTACAGCAACTCGCAAGGTAAAGTTGTTATAACATAAGGCTCTCTGTATTCCATTGACAGTCTCCTTTCTTCCTAATAGCCTTCCGTGGTATTTGCTTTGGCTCAAACTACCCAGCAGGGCGAAGCTGAGCTGCCTCCTGCGACGCGTACACGAAGTTTGACATCGCCCTCTCTTCCCAGTGAAGAGCAGCCGACGGTTCCAAGCGTTGACCGCTCCCTTATGACATCCAAGAAACGCTCTCGAACGCTCAGACTCAAAGGGTCTCACCAGCCTCTCACCATCGACATCCATGGAGCAAACTTGGGCCCATCCTCAGTCTCTGTCGACGCAAATAAAGTCCCGAACAACATTGACACCAAGCCATCGCCTGAATTGACTGAGCAACAGCAACGCACTTTACGCCGAAGGAAACATCTTAATGTCTTGCAAACCTCTCTTCCCGTTTCGAATGCTGCGGAACCTATTCCAATTTCTCTTAATCTACACACCACAGATGACGCTCGTCACTCGAGGGGCCTTTCCCCACCTCGGTCCATTGCAACTGATAGCAGCGACCCCACGACCCCACCCCAGACCCCAATATTGACAATAACGCCCCCGACTAGTGCCCCCGCCGGACCAGCCTCTAATAGCCCGGGGTCGAGCCCTGTTCGTCTCGGTCACCCCAGTAGACCATATTACTCCGCAATCCGCAAAAATGGTATTACTTCTCGTCCACTTTCTTCCAGCGGCCCTTCTACAACCGGGTCCTCTAGACCGCAGTCATACACGCCACCCTCCACCACATCAGCTCTGAGCAGTACCACGGCTTCCCGCCACCTCTCCATGTCAGCCATGTTTGTCAGTCCCCTGTCCTCATCGCCCCCAGGTGTGCCTTCCGCTTTTTCTGTCATGGATGACGTAgataacgacgacgacgaaccCATGCCGATCCTGCCGCCTACGCCAGCCCCTGTGCGAACAAGGTTTTCTTTGTCATCTGAGAAGAGGCGGTTCTCCCACGCACCCATCTTGAACTTGCAGACGAATGCACCTAAGCACACATATTCACAATCCTTATCCCAGGCAAGGTCGAAAGGCCCAAGGGGCAGCATTGGTTTTTCGATGAGCGGGGAAACAGAACTACGGATGGCGTTGGCTGCCGAAGCTGCCATGTCCGGAACGTCTTCTGGCAGCGGATTTAGGTTCAGAGAATCGGCTGTGCCTCCAGTGGTTACCCAGGAGGACGTTGTCAACGCCAATGGAGTATCGCATCCTCGACGAAACAGTTTCATGGGCCGGGTGAGGAAACTACGACAGGGACTGAAAGAAATGCTCCTCTCATGACTTCTACGACTTTATTCAACGACCACCACGGCATGGGCGCTTTATCCCTTCACCGATTTTTGGCATTTCACATCTTGTACTAACAGTCataatttcttccatcatTCTACTCATCTTCAACAACCTTACACGCTTCTATTGATGTCCTTTATGCTTTCGCGTTTTCATTGTattctcatttttttacTGGAACACATATATCTACCCAAGTCCCAAAgtcatatcatcatcatggtATGCCAATGGCTGGACCCGTTGTTGCTTTGTATTCTGTAGTGTTCACACTTTCACTCTTCTTTTTGATGTCACCTTAGTGACAAACAACGTAGGCTTCTATAATGTCGCGTTCATACATACAAAATTTACAACTCTCCTGTGATATTATTAAACCACAACCATTCGGAAACAGTTCACTGCATTTGCTGTAATCTGTATctatgtcagtgcaatttTTTGAGTCCTTAGGGGTATTTACTGTCGTTGTGTACAGTGAAGGCCTATTCAATTGTGCATACCACCGGATATCCAATCTATGTTCAGCCGGTAAAGGTTCTAGATTGAACCTCATTCTGGAGCTCAGTCGTTACTAGTACTACTACTAGTAGATATGTAGGTTAGGTTCGAGTTCAAGTTCGAATTGATAAACAGTGCGTTCTGGTCTTGCTAAGAGTAGAAGTAGTACCTTGACTGAGTTAAGATCGTTCAGAGAGCCTTGACATACTCGAGTTGTGGATGATGAGGTGGAACTCGAAAAGACGCTTCGCCGCGATTACTGGCCGTGGGAAATTCTGCATCTGTTTCTGTGTCTTGTTCTACTGACATAGATTACAGTTAAAGCCTGCCCATAGCAGGTAAAAGTCGTATGTAATTGCGTGCCGCCACTCAAATCCAAAATTACAATTGTGTAGACCGAGGTCTGTGACACAGAAGGATGAGCGATGTATAAAATTGGTGTTGCACAATCCCTGATAGCGTGACAGGCAGGGATAATCACGCGTCACGCAAGGTTTTGTCACAAAACCTGATACATGCCtatatttcttcattctaGACAGTTACCTTCTTATAATTCAGAACTAATGAAGTCCAACACACATATAACACACATTTGAGTCTTAAAAGTAAGGCTTGAATGCAAATAGTACATGAAATAAGCGATTTAtcaaaaatcacatgatGATAACAAAGAGAACTTGCATGCTGCAGATCTGAGAAATATGGTTTGGAATTTGAGATGAGAATAGACATGTTGACTTTAAAAAACCGAGCATTTATCATCTTGAATCATGAAAATCGGTGCAGAATTCATGTAGATATGCTCTCTCGTCTAAACATGGTCAATGCTGAATGACACGGCCAAAAATAGACGCGGCTGAGAGTGGCTCCCGCTCCCAGCCATCCAAAGGCCAAAAATTGTTAAAGGTGTAAAATGGTCATTTCTTCACCAAATCTCATGATTTTAACTGCGATGGAATGCTGTTTTAAAGGGCATTTTAGTTCAACGATATATAATGTAA
Coding sequences within it:
- a CDS encoding Putative enoyl reductase (Putative enoyl reductase C646.07c); this translates as MVQLTISAASKPPALARGLPLTIDVAPEATVLDVKRAIVAKYPKFTPSRQRITVKGDRKGLFDEIKLADVLSGKDGWEVELKDLGAQISWQTVFLVEYLGPMLIHPVFYHFPRLWYGVDVEHSALQRYIYAFVMLHFAKRELETLYVHRFSNDTMPWFNIFKNSTHYWILSGVIFAADIYRPAFSATSPYIVNTIRDNEHFLWIGAGLWAFAELSNLHTHLTVSALRPPGTRKRGIPYGYGFNLVSFPNYFFETLGWVVITGMSGSIGVAFFTVVSFYTMAIWAIKKHKNYKKEFGKEYPRNRKAIIPFIL
- a CDS encoding Abhydrolase domain-containing protein C22H12.03 — its product is MPTHPIYALDLRNHGTSPHATPMTYEAMAGDVHAFIQERGMKDVSLLGHSMGGKVAMSYALSLEKWNVSPGTLGKLIIADIAPSIGNLSPEFIRYIGAMQKIEALPFGKIKTRTDADHILQAYESDVSVRQFLLTNLRLPHAHEPSKAKFIVPLSILSKSMEALGSFPYEFNAADNIVPVTFDGPTLAIKGTKSPYINHKNIPALRAFFPNVQLEELDANHWVHAEKPHEFKKLVVDFLNDN